CTACTTGCACAAGCTGAGCATGTCATCCCCTCAACCTTAAAAGTGTAAGTCTTTAAATTTTTCTTAACGCCATAACCTGCTTTTACTACAGCTGATTCAATATTTTCATTTTTTAATTTTTCTTCATCAAACTCCACACTTAAAGTTTCTGTAGCAAAATTAACGTTAGCATTCTGAACTCCATCAAGCTTATTTACTACTCTCTGAACTCTGTTAGCACATGCAGAACATGTCATTCCTTCAATTTTAAAATTCTTCTTATTCATTTTTCTCCTTTCTATTTTCTTAAAATATTATCTAGAATTTTTCTCAACTTTATTATTTCCCTAATAATTCATCAACTATTGCTTTAGCATGTTCTACACACTTACCACAACCACCACTAACTTTGGTAATAGCTTTAACTTCTTCAAATGATTTAGCACCATTTTCAATAGCATCCTTTAATTTCTTTACTGTAACATTATCGCATTGACATATCACTTTATTGTCATTCATTATATTTTCTCCTTTAAATTTCTTAAAAATACTAATTAGCTCTATTGAAATTTAATATTATTTAGATAATATTTTTTCTAAAATTTTATTAACTTCTTCAATCTTTTCATCAGGATTATTATTGTTACAGGCTTCTTTTACACAGTGACGCAAATGTCCTTGTAAAATCATTAAATCTGCCTTTTTTAATAAAGATTGTGCTGCTAAAATCTGATTTGCGACATCTATACAATATCTATCATCCTCAATCATTTTTATTATGCCTTCGATTTGGCCCTTCGCTGTTTTTAATGATTGTAGTGCTTTTTCTCTTTCTTGACTCATATCTTACCTCCTACCTCCCCCTCATGGGGGGTATGCTTATATTATATACCATTGATAATCTTTGTCAATAATAAATACTTTTAATTTTTCCTACGCAACTTATAAATATATGGATTTATATAATTATCCTTGTACAAAATGATTAAACCACAAAAACTATAAAGTATCGTGATTAGTTTGACAGCTTTGCTTCAAATTCTAAAAAATATAATTTAAAACAGTTAATTATTACAGCAACTATACATGCAATTATATTGAGAAAACACTCTATGCCACTTTCAAGAAACTGTTTTAACAGTTTCTTGAAGTTATAGGCTGCGATTTTAAATCCAACCCATAATTTTGAGCGCAATAATCCCCGGATAGGCATGGTATCAATTTTATATCTTCTCCTCAAAACAGAAGGAATACCTTCTATACCAGCCCTTTTATTTGCAAGCTTTATATACTCACTCTCGTGCATTTTTTCTCTTTGAGTAGCTGTATTATAAGCTTTTTCGCTAACTCTTATGGTATTAAATTTCTTTGATATTTTCTTTGGACATTGTGAATTTAAAGGACATTTTTCACATGTACTGGAGTCAAATTTGGCTGTATAAGATTTTGAACTATAATAAGACTCTACAGGTTCGACTCCGTTAGGACAACAACTTATTACATTTTTTTCGTCATCTACAATGAATTTTGAATAACTCAGTTTATCAGTAGATACTTTTCTGCCAACTAGTTGACTTGGAATCATTTCAATTCCTTGTTTTAAAGCATTTTTGGCTTTTTCTTGTTCATAGTAAGCACCATCAACTAGTAGTTTACAGTTTGAATTTTTATTTTGTGAAGCTAAATTAGCAATAACATCATCAGCAAATTTTGAATCGCTGTGAATATTTTGCTTAAGGTCATAGCCTGTTATAACACTGTTTTTATCATTAAATGATTCTTGTATATTAACAACATAACCAACGTTACCACCATATTTTTTTCTGTAGGTTGCATCTTTGTCAGTTGGATTTTGTAAACTAGTTGAAGTTATATCTTTTGAATCTTTAATAACTAAATTTTTTGCAGCATCTTCTGTAGTTTGGTCCTGAATAACTCTATTTAAAAGTTGAAACTCTTCTGTTGAAGTAACTATATCTCCAGCTTTCAGAGCGATATTGTATAGAATTTTAGAATGTTCGATTAAAATTGAAAGTTTTGAATCAGCCTTTAAATCTTGAGTTCTATATATAGTGTCATTTTTATGCCCCTTTTCAAGGTACGGTTTTAGTTCATCACTTATAATAGGTGGATTTATTATATTTAGAGCTTTAATAAGTCTGCTATTTATAGAATATACTAGCTCAATTCTACTTAATTTTTTGCATGATGAACTAACCATTAACGAATCCACTCTAACTTTTTTATTATCAACAGATAAATACTTAGCAATGCTTTCGGATAAAGCTTCAACTTCAGCTTTTATTAAGTCTTCATTAGTTGACGCTTCATATTCAACAAGTCTGTTTCTAAAATTTGTTAGAGTATTTATAGATACTGGTTGTGTTTCATAATTAGTTGTATTTAAAGCATATTGATATCTTACATCGAAATGAATAGAGCCGATAAGCTCTTCATCAGTCTGCTGAAATATTTCTTTTATAATTAGTAAGCCAAGAATAACATTAATAGGTGAATTAGGCCTTGAGGCTTTATTGCTATATAAAACCGAAAAACGCTCCTCATTTATTCGCGGAAAAATATGATCCTTAAATGCCTTAGCCCAACTTTTATTTAAAATATCTTGAAGGTATTTTGGCATTTGGTTGATTGGTTCAAATAATGAAGTTTGTTGAAGGTCATTTTTGCAAAACATAGTAATTCTCCTCATACGTTTAATTTTATAATGCTATTATATCATTAAATTCTAATTGGATGATATTTGTCAGCTTTTTGTGGTCTAATCATAAAATAAAATATAAAAATAGATACTAATATTAAAACATCTGATTGGATAACTTTTATTCAATACATGTAAAAATAATTAGTTTAACTGTAAATACTATAACAAGAAAATATGTAGAACATATGAAGATAATAAAAATACCGCAATTAATGTTTTGATGTTGCATAAAGACAAAATATTTATAGTATAATATTTAAAACTCCAATCAATAACATTTTATTTGGTTAGAGTTTTACAAATTGGATCATAAATGTTTTTAAGTAATATTATGTATATAAAATATTATAAAGATACCCCTTGGTTTTTCAACAAAATTTTAACTTTAATAATTAGTCACGGTAACAAAATATTCCTTAGAGCATATCTTTCTAATATATTAGCCTGAAACTTTCGGAGCACATCAAAAGTGCTTAAATTACTTTTAAATCTATATTTTATTAAAAGTAATAAAATATAGATAATAAGGGCACTATATATTTGTATGGATATTGCGTTAAGGGTTCTTCCAACCCATTTTTTAATAGTCAGATGTTGTTTTATCCATTTAAAGAATAACTCAATATCCCAACGCTTTTTATAGAGAGATACTATATCTTCAGCTGGCATATCGAATATGTTAGTAACTAAACGGAATTCTTCGTCGGAGTCCTTAGTAAAATATAGAATCTCTCTATATTTATATTTAGTTTTATTTTTACTATAATCAGACCCCATTGTAACAATATAATCATATAGATTATCTATTCCAGTATAAATGGACAAATACTCCTCCGTAACAGAGTTGCTTTGTTGTCTTGTGATAAATTTATAATTATCATGACTCATTTCATCATACCAAGAATACTTAAAATATCCCTTATCAAATAAATATATATTTTTCTCCGAATTAACATAACCGTCAATACAACTACGTTCTCCTACTTTAGCAGGGCGGATGCTAATTTTATCAGGTAACTTAGTTTCAAATGATAAAAGAGTACTAATTCTAACAGCAGATTTTTCATCTTCATAATAGAGTTCAGGGGCTAAGCCCTTGCCTATACTAACTACTGATGAATCTATTATTTTAATATCTTTAAAGTTCTTTATTTTAACTAAAGAATTCATTTCTTTATCAGCTTTTACCAATAATTCTTCGAAAACATTTCTAAATAAATCTGATGACTTACTCTTATTTAATCTAGATATTTGGGAATAACTTGGCATGTTGAAATCCTTACTTATCTTCGATGAATTTTTATATTTAGCATTAATATCTCTTAATCCATCACAGCCGGAGATTTGTAAAAACAACATTGTTAGAATATGATCCCGACCTGTATAGCACTTTGAGTATTTATATTCATTATTCGCTTTTCTTAATTTTCTTCCAATATTCCCATCAATAAGTTTAATTAATTTTCTAAACACACTTCTATTTGCAAGTTTATCCATAATCAAAAACAACCTCCAATCTTATAATTGAAGGTTGTCCTTGATATTCAATAATTATTCATTGAAAATTGTTGCTTTATGCAACACTAAAACAATTAATGCGGCATTTTTTAAGTATAGGAATATTTAAAAATTGTTATTTCACTCTTCTTGCTGTAATATAATCTGATCTATCCATTGATGATATTTTTATTACATCACCAGTTCTTGGTGCATGAATATATGTATTATTACCCACATACATTCCCATGTGAGTAGGATCACCATTCTTACCAAAGAATACAAGATCCCCTGCTTGAAGTTCATCTTTTGAAACTCCATATCCATCATTTATTTGATCATAAGTGGTTCTTCCAACCTTAATTCCAAAATGAGCATATACATATTGAGTAAATCCAGAACAATCAAAACCTGTAGAAGGACTTGTCCCACCCCAAAGGTAAGGAGTTCCTAGGAAATTAGACGCATATGCTATTATGTTACTGTCAGAAACAGATGTTTTACCTCTTGAAGGGTTAACTTTAGGGGCTTCACTTCTTATTTTATTTACTTGAACCATAGTTTCATTTACTAATGCTTGAGATTGATCTACTTTTGATGCAAATAATTTTTCCTGAGTTTTAGATTCTTCAACAAGTTTCTTTTGATCAGCTATGTTATTATTTAAACTTGTTAATTTATTTTCATTTTCAGTTTTTAATGCAAGTATTTGATTATACTTATCTTCAAGAGCTACTTTTTTATTTTCTACTTCTGATTTTTTCAGAGCTAAATCGCTTATGACTTTTTTATCACTACTTATGACTTTTGTAATTACTTCTGCTTTTGTTACTAACTCATTAAAGTTTTCTGATTCTAATAAAATCTTTAGATAATTAGATTGTCCATTTATGTACATTGATCTTACTCTTTGATCTAATACATCTTGTTGTATACTTATCTCCTTTTCAACTTTTGAAATTTGTTCTTTAGATTTTTTTATATCGTTTTCAGTTGAATTTATACTTTTCTTATTTTCTTCTATTTTCATCATATAATCTTCAATTTGATTATCTAATTTTTCTATGCTTAGTTCGAGTTCTTGCCGTTTATCCTCTACCCCCTTTAATGCATTTTTATTTTGCTCCAATTGACTCTGTTGTGTTTGAGTCTGATTGGATACTGGGGCCGCATTTACTGAAATCTGAGCTACTAAAGCTAAGGTAACCGCAAATAAAACTGTCTTAGACGTGTTTTTCACTTATATCTCTCCTTTTTATAGAGTAAGGCACTTGAAAAAATAACATTCCAAAGGTGTGCCTAATAGTTCTTCTCTTTTGTAAAGTTATTTTAAATACTACCATAAAGATGTGTAGAAAATATGAAGATTCCACATAAGAATATATTTCCATAAAAAACTACATAATTTCTACATAATAATACGTTATTATATTACATAAATAAAAAAGAATAATTATATATAGTGAAACTTGATTCAGATGGGTTTGATCACATCTGCATCTTAGCTGAACTTATCCATGATTTTAGTACAATTCAACACCAGCTTAAAATGTTGTGTATTAGTAGCAGTTAGCTAATGGATAAAATAACTTATAATCGGAGGATTCCTAATGATTAAATTTGTAGATGTTACCAAAGTGTACGATAACAACACATTGGCTCTTAAAAATGTGAATTTGACTATAGAAAAAGGTGAATTTGCTTTTTTGGTAGGTCCAAGCGGATCTGGTAAATCAACAATTATAAAAATGCTTTTTAAAGAGATTGAACCAACTGATGGTAATTTAATTCTAAATAATACTGATGTAACCAATTTAAAGAAAAATGAAATTCCTTTTTACAGAAGGAAGATCGGTGTAATATTTCAAGATTTCAAACTAATACCAACTCTTAATATTTATGAAAATGTAGCTTTTGCATTAAGAGTTACTGGAGCTAGTAATAAAGATATAAAAAATAAGGTGCCTATAGCTTTATCACTAGTTGGATTATCGAGTAAATTTAAGTCATTTCCAAATGAATTATCTGGTGGTGAACAACAAAGAGTATCAATTGCTAGAGCTATAGTTAATAATCCTGCTCTTTTAATTGCAGATGAACCAACAGGAAATCTTGACCCTGATACTGCTATGGGAATAATGGACACGCTTAATAATGTAAATAGAAATGGTACAACAATTCTTATGGCCACACACGCAAAAGATATTGTAGATGAAATGAGAAAAAGAGTAATTGCTATTGAAAATGGAACTATAATAAGGGATGAAATTAGGGGGACTTACGATTATGATAATTAATTTATTTAAACATTATATTATAGATGCAATAAAGAGCTTGAGAAGAAACAAAACTATAAGTTTAGCCTCTTCTGTTACTGTGACTGCAACATTGTTTATAATGGGAATTTTCCTTATATTAATGCAAAATGTAAATATAGGAATGAGTAATGTACAATCACAAATTGAAATAAAAGTATTTTTAGAAGAAAATATCAATAGTACTCAACAAGAAAATATAGAACAAGATCTAAAAAAAATTTCCGGAGTAAAAGATATTCAGTTTGAAGATAAAGCTGATGCTTTAAAGAAATTTACTGAACAAATATCTGAAAATGATAGTTCTTTATTAAATGGCTATGGTGATTCACATAATCCACTACCCAATTCATATATAATTAAATTGGAAGATCCTCAAGTGTCTGAACAGGTAATAAGTCAAATAAAGACTATGCAAGGCATAGAATCTATTGGTAATGATAAAGAGTTTACAGATAAGTTAATTTCTATATCGAAAAATGTAAAATGGATTGGAATTGTTTTATTCATATTAATGGTAGCAGTTTCAGTATTTTTAATTAGCAATACTATAAAATTAGCTATATATTCAAGACGTAAAGAGATTGGCATAATGAAATTTGTTGGTGCAACTGACTGGTTTATAAGATGGCCCTTTATTATCGAAGGTGCAGTTATAGGACTTATAGGATCCATTAGTGCTAATGTTCTACTATATTATGTTTATAAATCAGCTTTTGTAAAAATAAATGAGAATTTACTTTTAGTAAACTTACTATCCCCTTCGTATATTACTCAAACTCTTCAATGGCAATTTATATTAGTAGGTATTATTATTGGTGGGTTTAGCAGCTTATGGTCTTTATTTAAGTTTTTAAAAGTTTAAAATTTATATGCTAAACTTATAAAGAAAGTGTATTGAAATCTAGTTATTTTACTAGCTTTCAATACACTTTTTTATTATAAAATTTTTCATTCATTTTATTTTATCATCATTAACATGTGTTTTATTGGATTGTGTTTTTTAGCTTCTCCATTTTTATTGTTTCCGTGACAATTCATAACATTTCACTCCCTATATCTTCATTATATATAACTTTTTAAATCAATCCCTCCTTGTATACATCTTAACTAAATAATGTGAAGATTAAATGAAGATGATTATAAATTTAAAGATTTAATACTAACTACCTACTAGTCAATATTTCACTATTTTTATTTAAACATACGGTAAATGTAGTCCCTTTATTTTCCTTACTTTCTACATCAATAGTTCCAGAGTGTAGTGTTAATATCTTCTTCACGATAGTAAGTCCTATGCCACTACCTTCAATTCTTTGTCTACTTTTATCTCCACGATACATTCTTTCAAAAATAAAAGCCAAATCTTCTTTTTTAATACCCATACCATTATCCTTAATTTGAATGATAACAGAATTTATGTCACTACTAAGATTGATCCACACTGTTCCATTAATATTAGTAAATTTAATTCCATTAGATATTAAATTTATAAAAACTTGTTTTAAGTTATCATAATCACCTAGTACTGTAAAGTCCTTATTTTCTTCTTTATTCATAATTAATTCTATATTTTTTTCATCAGCTGCAATAGAAAAGTCGCTAATCACAGTTGAAAGAAGTTCATCCATATTAACCAATCCTAAATTAAGAGCTATTTCATCTGCCTCAATTTCCTTTAATGCATTTAAATTATTTAAAAGCTTTCCGAATCTTATTACTTCATCATTTAAATTATTAAGTTTATCAGGTGTTGTAGGTATTATCCCATCTATCATTGCTTCTAAATTATTTTGCAATACATTAAGAGGAGTTCTTATTTCATGAGATATATCTGAAATAAGTCTCTTTCGGAGCAAATCTTGACTATTAAGTTTGTCACCTAAAGAATTTATACTCTCAGTTAAATTTCTAATTTCCATAATGTCACTTTTTATATTTGATCTGGAATCATAATTACCTCTTGATAGATTTACAGAAGTATTTGAAACTTCTTTTATAGGTTTAGAAAATTGTTTTGATAAAATCAAACTTATTATTGATACTATTGCTAAAGTTAATACACCACTAAATACAATGCCCTTATTAATCTCGATTTTAAAACTTATATCTTCCTTTGAAAGTAAAACAGGTGAATACTGCCCAACTAAAATAGTTCCTACTGTTTTTCCGTTTACATTTATATCGAAATTACTAGAGGTATAAACTCCTTTTTCCTCTGTTCCATTTAACATAATATGATTTTTATATTTTATATCATTTGGATTCATTTCCCATACAACTTTTCCATTTGTATCTAAAAGAGTTAAGCAATAGTTGCTCATATACGCTTCATGCATCATCTCTTCTCCTGAAGTTGAATCCCAATTTCCATCTCTCTTATAAATTTGCTGAAAGTATTCTACCAGCCTTGTATTCCTTTTATTTTGTGTATCCTCCATATAATTATTGAAAGTATTGTTTATAGTTACATTAATTATTACAGCAGATAAAAGTACAGCAACTACAGCGCAAAATATTATAATTATACTTAGACGTTTTCTAATGCTGTGCTTCATTTCTCATCACCAAATTTATAACCAACTTTTGTAACAGTAATAATGTATCTTGGTACTTTACTATCTTCTTCAATCTTCTTACGTAAATTCTTAATATGGACATCAATAATTCTATCAGAGCCATCAAAATCAATACCAAATACTCTTTCTATTATTGCTTCTCTTGTAAATACTTTTCCTCTATTTGAAGCTAAAACATATAATATATCAAATTCATTTGGAGTTAAATTCACTTCTTCTCCATTTAACTTAACAAATCTCTTATCACTATCAATTATTAATTTCTCATCATCAATTGAAAGAATATTATCTTTGCTACCATCTACTCTTCTAAACAAAGCATTTACACGAGCGGTAAGTTCTCTTGGGCTTAAAGGTTTTGTTAGATATTCATCAGCTCCAATATTTAAGCCCTCAATTTTATCGCTTAGAGTAACTTTAGCAGTTAGCATAAAAATGTATACGTCTGATATTCTTCTAAGTATCTTGCAAACTTCTTCACCATCAATATCTGGCAGCATTAAATCTAAAATTACAAGATCAATTCTTTCTTTTCTAAATAATTCTATTCCATCTAATCCACTTTCAGTAGCGTAAACTCCATATCCTTCTTTTTTAAGGTATGCTTTTAAAATATCTGATACACTTTTTTCATCTTCAATTATTAAAATATTATTCATAGCTTCCACCCCATATAGTTTTCTATTAATATTACATTATTATATACTAATAACTTAACATAAACTTATGAATTTTATATGTAAATCAATATATTTTTTCATAATTTTATTTAAATTTTATAGTTTACTTATAGATATTTATAGTCTTAAATTACAAATATGAAAGTTATTCTTTTGAATAGAAATAGAGGCAGAAATAAATCCTACCTCTTAATCTCAAATTAAATTTAAATGCCACTTTGAACATATATAAATAATATATTTATTACATCATAGGCATATTTGACATATTGCTTATAATTTCTGGATTTACCATACCAAATATCATTGCAACATGTGCAACAACTAGAAATCCACTAATAAGAATAAAATGAATTTTCGTTTTTTGTTCTGATGTTTTGTTTTTAAATATTATTCCAAGTTCCATTAGCGAAAGAGGAAGAAGAAAAACAACACCAGATAAATAAAAACCAACGGCTAATACATCTATTATTCCATGCCATCCTCCAGTACTAGTTAATGGGATGACTGCTGTAGAAAATAGATAAATAAAAATACCTGTGAAGAATAATCCATCAAAAATACCAATAATTTTGTTGAATGTTCTTAATCCACCGCTTTTAGTTTTGTTAAATAGTATAAAAAATTCTGAGATTGTAAGTGCTTCAGCACAAATAACTGGTATAGCCATAAAAATAATTAAATTCCAAGGCTGATTGTCTGCAAGTAGTGACATGTAATGTGTCATATTCATAATTAATACCTCCATCTAAGTTTTATTAACTTATTTTACTAAATTCATATGAAGATTTTATGAAGATTTATTATATTGGAATAATTTTTCTTATTTTTCATCAGTAAAATCACTAATAATACTTGTAGCTACCATCCTAATTGATGTTTTAATTTATATTATAAGCTCTTATAATTCATCAAATTCTAGAAATACAGCATCTCAAAAAAAATTCTGTCAAAACACTATAAGTTATTCACTTTTAATTCAACAATAACCTGATACCTTAGTAGGATGTGGAATGCACGACTTGCTCACCTTCTTTTTAATTCAAGAGATATAGGTAATGCATTATTGAAATAGACCTATTTAAAGGTATATAATGTTTCTAGATAATAAAAGAACTATTTGTGAAAAATTTCAAATTACTATTAAACTAACCACAGGAAGGTGATTAATATAAAAACAGAGCATGAAAAAGAAATCATTGATAAAAATAATAATAGATTAGTCTCTGAAACTAAAAATCCAAACATGTTATCAGCTGCCTTTATGATTTTTATTTTCCCAATAATCTCTATATTTTTAGGAGTGTTTGTAGGAGGTTATATAGGGAAATCTATTGGAGCATCTATTAAGTTTTCTGAACTTATAGGAGGATTAGTGACTTTTGCATTGGCAGTGGTAATAATAAAGTTATTTGACAAATCTCTAAAAGCAAATAAAAATACAGAGAAAATTTATTGGGATGATTTATAGTAAACTATTAATTATTAATAATCTTCTTATTGATAATTAATAGCAGTAAAGCTAAGATTTTAATATTAATTTTTAAATTAACATTAAAATCTTTTTTCACTTTATTAAATGCAACTAGAATAAATTCATTATTTCTTTAATTCATAAAGTCTTAGAAATAGTATATTATTTTCTAAATGTATATGCTGAAATAAATCTGATTCCATTTCTTGAAGTTTAGCGTAAGTTATTCTGTAAGTATTGCATCCATCAGCTGGAGCATTATAATCATTAGTTATAGTTCTTAATTCTTTAAGGATATTACCTGCTCCAGTATGCTCATCTTGCAATTGCTCGATTATATTTATTGCTTTATTTAAATCAACTTCGCTATTACTTCTTAAATATGCTTTAATTGCTGGATATTGAATTGTTTCTTCTTCTATTAAATGAGCATCTAATGTCATTTTAATAGTATGAAATAACTTGTGTACTTTTGAAAGTTCAGGATGATGTTCTCCATGTACTCTTAATATTTTAGTTGTTAATTCACTTATTTTAGGAAGGTTCTCGTAAAGATACCCATGATGTACATTTACTATATGATCAACCAATTCATCCAAAGGTACTTCCATCCAATTTCTGTCTTTTAAGTTAATATTATTTTTAAATTTTTCATATGAGCTATTAATTTTTTCCAATAGCTCTGCTTCATTAACTTCGCTCTCTTTTATAGCTGCAATTAATGATCTATCTCCGCCGCAACAAAAATCAATTTTATATTCTTTAAATATATCTGCAGCATTTGGAAACCCAGTTACTATCTCTCCAATTTTTTGATTGCTATTAAATGTATTCATTTATTTATTCCTCCTCTAGTTATATCTTATTAATTTATTGTATTTAGAAACTTAATTATATCTTTGAACTTATTTTCTTTAATATTTTCCTACTAATAAAAACATTTATTCTAAACTCCATAACGTCACGGAAAAATTTCTCTTATTTTGCTATTAATTTTCCGAAATTCATACATTTTTCTTGATTTTCTCCTTCAGGATATTCTTCTGATGTTAAACCTTCACTAATTAATGTGGCTCCATATGATTCCATTCTCTTTTCCCATTCTGTCATCCACTCACCAGTCCCCCATCCAAACGAGCCAAAAAGTGCAACTTTTTTCCCTTGGATATTTCCTTCTAATGAAT
The DNA window shown above is from Clostridium beijerinckii and carries:
- the ric gene encoding iron-sulfur cluster repair di-iron protein, which gives rise to MNTFNSNQKIGEIVTGFPNAADIFKEYKIDFCCGGDRSLIAAIKESEVNEAELLEKINSSYEKFKNNINLKDRNWMEVPLDELVDHIVNVHHGYLYENLPKISELTTKILRVHGEHHPELSKVHKLFHTIKMTLDAHLIEEETIQYPAIKAYLRSNSEVDLNKAINIIEQLQDEHTGAGNILKELRTITNDYNAPADGCNTYRITYAKLQEMESDLFQHIHLENNILFLRLYELKK